ATAGTGGGACCCTGGCTGATGGACAGAACTCTTACAAATGCGACATATTGCAAATTTGTTCTTTCCATAAGGATCAAAtctgagaaaaaggaagagtattttatttatacaccttgaaatgaagtattttttctgcCTCATCCTAGAAAGTCCAAGCCAGAGGGTGCAGTCAGAAACTCCAGCAAAAACTGTTATTTAGAAAAGGGACACACAAGAATTATTTCTAATAGGCTGCACAAAGTATGCAGAAAAGCTCCCACTTTCCCCAttaagaaacatttcttccatCACAGACAAAAACTTCATGAAAGCAGAactaaaaatatgtatttttattaagatACTACATGACTTTGAACTTAAACACCTTCCAGCAGCATTTTGCCCCCTTGCAAACAGAAAGTCCCTCAGACATGAACGAAATACTCAAGAGATTATCCTGACAATATTAGCACAGAAAATAAGCATTTCCCGGCTTCTCTCCTATAAAACCATCAAATCCTAGCAATTCCAGTGAGAACTGCAATAAAATACTTGCCCAGACTCTAAGACTGAGCAGAAAGCACCCATGAAATATGGATGGATGCATTTGTACTGACAAATCAAATACCATAATCCCCACAGTTATTATTTACTTAGTGTGTTTTGGACAAGTCTGGAGTAGTTGCCCAGGTATGCAGGAAACAGGCCTCAGTTAGTTTGCTAACCGATGTTCTTAGCCAAAATCAGCGTTCAATACTAACCTTGCCTTCTTTGAGGTCAACgccttgttttcatttaatttgcGACCACCGCTTTCtacaaaaagaataaatcaatAACTGAATAAATCTCCCAGTTCCAAGCATACTTCAAAAATCTTTGTTTACAACTTTTACACATATGCAAATAAAGTTACAGAGAGAGATAAAACACTCAGCACAGCATTAGGGGACAGGATAACAGAACACTTTATACTGCCTTTAAATACTCTGTGTATTGTCCTCGCatacaagaaggaaaaaaacccaaaaaacaaaacagacaagTTCAACACCGAAGAGTCCTGGACAAATAAATTCCCAATGCATTAAATTAGCATGGGAGGGAAAGTACACAAGTTAATATTTAACCTGATTAATAATATAAAGTTTTGGTCTTAAGATGGTGACATAGCTCGGGTGCCCAACTGGCTTTAGAATACCTCAAAACCAAGTTGTTAAACCTTCCTGAGGTTACCTGTAGTGTTTCTTGCACCATCTTTCCATGTATCGGGAGTGATCACTGTCCCAAGCTTCTTCTCGCCTACATAAGGAAACATTACAAAGGAAAAGAttcagaagcacagaatcaGTTAGGttgaaaagacctctgagatcatcgagtcccaCCCGTGAGCAATCACCTCCATGTAACTAGAccgtggcactgagtgccacatccaggctttccttaagcacctccagggacggtgactccaccgcctccctgggcagtccattccaatgtgTAATCTCCCTCTCCAGGACGAAATTCTTCAGAATGTCCAACCTAAGCCTTCCCATCCCAGTTTAAGACCACATCCTCTTGTCCCGTCGGtggttacctgggagaagaggccgacccCCGCCTGGCTCCGCCCTCCcttcagggagctgcagagagcagcaaggCCATCTCtgagcctcctcctctccagacTAAACCACCACAGCACCCTCGGCCGCTCCTCATCAGACTCTGCGCTCCAGACACTTCCCCAGCTCCGCTGCCCTTCCTGGGACCTGCTCCACAGGTCTTTTTTTGTAGTGAGGGGCCaagaactgaacacagcactcgAGATGCGGCCTCAGCAGTGCCGAGTTCAGGGGGGACAATCACTTTCCCGTTCCTGCTGCTCACGCTACTGCTGATAGAGGACAGAATCATTTAAACTATGTGTATTAATACGCTCCACAGGCGGAGAATGACAGCTCACACAGGGGAGAATGACAGCTCACACCGGGCCCTGCCGGGAGCCGCCACCCGCGGCCCGCCCTGAGCAGCCCAGGACCCGCGGCTGCTGCTCCGCTCGGGGCAGCCCGGGACCCCcacgggcagggcagggcagggcagggtccGGCAGGTCGGGCAGGGCCCCCACACCCCCGTACTCACACTTGTCGCACACCATGGCAGCCCCTCCGCCGCCGCTTCCGGCACCGCCCCGGAGGTGCCGTCGGTCGGGCCCCGCCGCCTTCCGCTGCCGGGCGGCGCCGCGCGCTCCGCGGTGAGGGGCGGGAGGGGCGCCTGCGGCCCGCGCgggatttgtttttttcagcGAGCGCTCTTCTCCTGCCCTAAAATCCGCACCTTCGCCCCCGGCCTGCGCTCAGAGCTCTGCCCTGCGCCGCGCGGCTGGGGAAGATGCTGCCCTGCGGCGCTGCTGCCGTGCGTCGGTGACGGGGCGGGACTCGGTGTCTTGCAGGTGGCCGCTGCCCGGACACCATGAGAGGGGCGGAAATCAGGAGGCTCCTGGCTGCCAACCTGCTCTGCGCAGTGTCCATCGTCCTGGCCGCGGTTGGCCCCGCTTTCTTCCTGGACGGATTCAGCGTCCTGGGAACGCACCTCACGTGGCTGtgtgtttgttctgtttctgttgGTACCCTTAATATAATCTTGCACTTAGTCCTTAAACCAAGTCAGTCTCCTAAGAGAAGTTCCTTTGCTCACaaggtaagatttttttttaattcttaagtTGCTACCAGACAATACAGAGGGGAAGCAAATTCTCTGAAATAATcacatgagaaagaaaacaatttttggTGGTGAATTCTCATCTTCCATGAGTGAGTTGAGTGTAGCAccttttgaaacaaatttttcagtattttcatgaTGTTAAACTTTCTCTACCTGTAAATAACCTGTTCAGGTGAGTGATTCTATGCTTTCCGTTTTCGTGTCAATACAATGTTGTTTGCAGTCCCAAGAATTTGTATGTTGGCAAAACCTGGTAAAATGAAATGGCACAGAACTCATTTTGTAGTCCAGGCCTGACTCATCTTGATAAGTGGATATACCAAGAAGAAATGTTATCACACGTTTTTCGTGTGAtgactttaaaggaaaaaaatagtttcagaATCTGAGACATAAAAGAGATACTACATTacatttaaacaatttttaaaaaatcatatgcaaaatattaaaatggcTGGATTTCCTTGTGTGATGAAATCTGCATACAGAAGAATCTGAAGTTGGGAGAAACTTTTTGTAGTGACAGTTTGCAACAGGGAGCGTTGAAGGTATGAATCCCAATGAAATACTTTCGAACAGAATGATTTTGGAGCAGCACACGACTTGCCCAGCAGTGGGGGAGTACCCCAGAGCTTTGAAATCAGGTGGATAGTCTTGCACTCCTGACCTGCTGAGCCAGGCAAGATGCAGTGAATTTAAGATGCCAAGTTCAAAATATAGTTTTAGTTAAtgtaattttgattttctgtgtcgcagggtttttttatattgtatgttttcttgctttgaaatattttttcacgTTTTGTGAGAGTTGCCTTTTAATGAATGGACATGACAGTCAGAtgtaaaacagaaatgtaaaaatatctAATAAAATGACTTCTGTTTATCTTGTCATTTCTGGTTATATTTTTTGTATGTTTGCCCTGTTTAATGGGgtgcatgaaaaaaattttagatgGAGTGcgatcttttaaaattaattatttaaagtattaatatatggaaaactgttttgaaatatgCCATGCTATTATATTGTGCTGTAGCTGAAATTAAAGCAGTAGAGTACAGTGCTGTTGATAAGATATAGACTGTGAGTGTTACTTACATTCTGTTTTGAAACATGATTCTGATATttcgttgctcttttttagATATCCAGATTTCTAAAATGCTGTATATACTTTTTCATGTCTTGCATACTATTTCATGCGATTATTGTTCTTTATGGAGCACCTCTCATAGAGTAAGTCAGAAGACCCTCTCTTTCTCTAAACATTCTAAGGGGCAGCTCTCCTTGCAGATGTTGGTATAAGTACTTGTGTATTTTCTGGTACACTGGAAGTTAAGGGATAAGCTCCTAGCTGGGGGATGAAGGGTGGCTGTTTTAGCTTTCTCTTGttggtggtattttttttgttggcttgttcagttttttttttttttggaagccAGCTCTTAAACAAGACTGCTGTAAGTAAAAATTGTAAGACAGTTACAAACAAACTATTTATGGTGAACATAAGGGCACAAACATTTTTTGGAGTTTCATTTAGTCATTTTCCCCATAAGATTCTAAACCACCTGTCTTGCATATCTTCCATGCTTTTGATATTAGTGTTTTAACTTttatgaaagtttaaaaaaaatacgaAGCAACCTGGTTTTTGAGAGATAGACTAAGTTACTGACTAATAATAGCATCATGTAGTTTGGTTTCATGGTTGCTATCATAACAccaaactggaaaaataaatggaataatGAAGTAAATATCCAAGCATACTTCAGTTTAGAAGTAGCGATCTATGTGAGGTACACCTGTGGTTTTACAAAATGTTACAGGTGTCAGGCATTTCAAAATATTACCACATTTCACTCTTGAGGTAACAGCAGAACTGTTTCCAGCTTCCTTTACTATTCTACAgagtaagaagaaaataagttatttttctgcatgAGGTTTAAGAAAGCACACACTTTCACAAGTTGACTTAGAggggcttttttcttcctaaatctTGGAACTCTTAGAACATTAGCAACCACCTCACTTAATTTTGtaatattctggttttttgtaGGTCAGTGACTGAGACATTTTTGTTTGCAGTTCTCCTGTCTACCTTTACTACTTTACAGTGCTTGTGTTTGCTGGGACCAAACATACAGGCATGGATACGGGTATTTAGTAAAAACGGGTGAGTTCTAATCTAAAGTTTCTGATATTTCTCTGAATAGAAATGGACAGAATTGATGTCAACAATATCTAATGGaattttttgtaaagaaaaggaaacttcCTGAATGATGGATGGTTTTTGTATTTGTGATTACAGACATATGAAAGCTTCTCTGACAAAGAAAGATTTATTTGAAGacactgtttcagaaaaatggctttttatttttggtgtcCAGATGCTAAATCTCACTTTGTATGTGTTTGAAGGAAGTAAAGTTTCCAACACATATTCCACTGGAGTAAAAACATTGTGCAGTCCTACATGATGGTTGTCAAATAAAGGAGAGACCTGACACTGAGCTGTGCATGGAGAATCTTGCACATGATTCAATAGTACCTTCATAAATACAACTTTTAAAGTAGGAATAGGAAGCCAAAACAAGCACTGTTTTAAACTTGAATATAATGTGGAAAATTATACATAATTACTGTGTTCTTAAGTATGTAATCTTAACCCATGCTCTTTTTCCAGTTACAAAGAAAGCTGGTTTTGGTGTTAGAGTTTTCaagcattaattttttcaggAGTGTGTTTAAAGTAAAATGAGCCTTCTAACCACATTTTTCACCTCCAGTGGCAGCCATGGCATTATCATGTATCAAGgataatgtatttttcagaagatttccatttcttctgccttttttcatTCCATAAATAATAGCATGGTTGGAAGACTGGGACACTGAAGCAGGCTTCACATATGCTTGAGATTGAATAAGATTTTAGTATTCATTCCCTTTTAATAGTTTGTAATGGTGAACTCTCATCTCAAAAGAAAGTGAGAAGTTGTATTATGCTGCTGACCTATGGAATTATTTTTGGTTTGCACTCCTGTAGAACAAGGACAAAGCTAGACTTTAATACCAGCTTCACGTATTGAATTCTGGTTTATCTCAGTTCTCAacttaatgaaaaatatcttgAGTCCTTGTTCAAGTAATTTACACAGTTTTTTTCAGTGGAAGGCTTAAATAGAGTGTAATAAAAGCAAGGAGTTGTTTAGCCAGAATATATCATTGCTGATTCCCTTAGTCATCTTGGGAGGTTTTACAACAGGAAATAACAGCTGAATTGAAGTAACAGATGTTTTACAATATCAGTCTGTGCCAGGTAGATTTTGAATGCCTGtcaatttctttcttccctaGTTTAGATCTTAATGCCATTTCAGCACAATTTTTGCATAGGAAACAGTTGTcttgttttgacattttttgcTGTGAGGACTTGTAAGTACTTCATACTAGTGAGCCATGTGACATTATTGGAGTAAAATGTCTATTGTTAATCATGTTTGTTTACATTTGAGTGAATATAGACTATTAAGAAATATTgtagcaatttttttaatggattgtAGCAGGCTgcccatttaaaaataatcctgtGTCTTTTCATTTGACCTCATGAAATTGGAACCTCTTATGTCTGGGCATGAGATGAGTGTAGACATGATGTATTAAAAGGCTGTCTCTAACTGAGCCATGTGGAATGAGATGGGACTGgttaaatggaagaaaaggatgGTGGGGTAAAATCAACAGAGCTACTTGCCTTGTAGGTAGAGTTTAGGGAATTGAGTTGCACTGGAACAGTAAGCTTGAAAGTCTGATTAAGTGTATAGCTTAATATGAAAAAAgaatgtgttttaaaagcacCTGAGTGCAATTTAGACTTAAGTAACCTTAAGCCTATGTGCACATAGAATGTGTGAGAAAAGTAAGTCCGTATATTCTACATCACAAACCCTTCCATTCTTAGGTGGCTATAAATAGGGCCCTTTTCACTAATTCTGCATTTGGAAAGGGGTGGGCCCATGCCAGCACTTCTGGACTCCTTATTCTGCCATCTAGACTTGTGGCTGATGTCAGTGTCATGACACTGACCATATGCTGTCATGTGCTCTGTGAGCAGTTAGAGGGAACTGAAAGCTACAGAAAGGGTTATCAGCATTAGTGGCAGCACGTGGTTATTATTTAAATAGTGTTTCTTAGCTGAAATAGCCTCCTGCATAAAAGTCTTTAAGAAATCAGTTTTCAGtggcctttttttattttcGTTCTTCTGGAGACTGTTTATTTCAAATCACTGCTCTGAGAAATGGTGTTGAAATTTCTGGTATAATAGCAATTATAAGGTGTCACCAGGGTAGATGAGATTTTTATTTGGATATTGCCAAAAAATAGTATAAAACCATGGTGTTAAGGCTCCTTCCAGTTTTCATTATGCCTCTTCTGTCACTTTGTTTGTGAACTGCACACTCTTACAGACTTGAAATGTCCCTTGTAAATGTGGGCATCATCACACACCAAGGGCTGCTTAGTATTTagtcctgctgcagccaagAATTCCAAACCTTGTCTGTGAAGGAGCTGTCTCAGTAGATTATTTTATGTCAGCTAATGTCTTAATTCAAACATTATTTAAAGCTGAACTGAATGTATTGTATTATTTAAAGGGGTTAAATAGTTACTTTAGGCTTCAAAAGACCTTTCTGCCACTAGTGTTCATTTATTATCTTAAATATTGCTCGTTTGTCTG
The window above is part of the Corvus moneduloides isolate bCorMon1 chromosome 3, bCorMon1.pri, whole genome shotgun sequence genome. Proteins encoded here:
- the CRIPT gene encoding cysteine-rich PDZ-binding protein, with the protein product MVCDKCEKKLGTVITPDTWKDGARNTTESGGRKLNENKALTSKKARFDPYGKNKFAICRICKSSVHQPGSHYCQGCAYKKGICSMCGKKVLDTKNYKQTSV
- the PIGF gene encoding phosphatidylinositol-glycan biosynthesis class F protein, with product MRGAEIRRLLAANLLCAVSIVLAAVGPAFFLDGFSVLGTHLTWLCVCSVSVGTLNIILHLVLKPSQSPKRSSFAHKISRFLKCCIYFFMSCILFHAIIVLYGAPLIESVTETFLFAVLLSTFTTLQCLCLLGPNIQAWIRVFSKNGAMSIWESSLQITSVCSILGAWFGAFPIPLDWDRPWQVWPISCSLGATFGYTAGLIIAPLWIHWNRKQITYKSR